A section of the Pseudomonas fluorescens genome encodes:
- the ccmI gene encoding c-type cytochrome biogenesis protein CcmI, which produces MIDFWLAAGLLLLVALSFLLIPVLRVRRAQREEDRTALNVALYQERVAELQTQQNEGVLNAAQLDTGRAEAARELLADTEGVEKPRESRLGKPLPLLAAVLVPVLGLALYLHYGAIDKVELTREFAQPPVSLADMTQRLERAAAAQPDSAEGLYFLGRAYMAQDRSADAAKVFERAVALAGRQPELLGQWAQAQYFANNKQWSPQLQALTDEALKLDPKEVTSLGLLGIAAFEGQRYQDAIDYWNRLLAQLPEQDSSRAALQGGIDRAAEKLKEGGGAVAPTVKTAVMSVRVDLAADVKAKALPTDSVFIFARAVSGPAAPLAAKRVTVADLPVTVELGDADAMMPQLKLSNFPEVQLVARISRAGQPTAGEWIGRSQPLASSTTATQQLTIDSPDP; this is translated from the coding sequence ATGATTGATTTCTGGCTCGCAGCTGGCCTGCTGCTCCTGGTTGCCTTGAGTTTCCTGTTGATCCCGGTGCTGCGCGTGCGTCGCGCCCAACGTGAAGAAGACCGCACCGCGCTGAACGTCGCGTTGTATCAGGAACGTGTCGCCGAACTGCAAACCCAACAAAACGAAGGCGTGCTTAACGCGGCACAACTCGACACCGGCCGCGCCGAAGCTGCCCGGGAACTGTTGGCGGATACCGAAGGCGTGGAAAAACCCCGCGAATCGCGCCTGGGCAAGCCATTGCCACTACTGGCAGCGGTGTTGGTGCCCGTACTGGGCCTGGCGCTGTACCTGCATTACGGCGCCATCGACAAGGTGGAACTGACCCGCGAATTCGCCCAGCCGCCGGTCTCCCTTGCAGACATGACCCAGCGTCTGGAACGGGCTGCTGCGGCGCAACCGGACTCGGCCGAAGGCCTGTACTTCCTGGGGCGCGCCTACATGGCCCAGGACCGTTCGGCCGACGCGGCCAAGGTCTTTGAGCGCGCCGTGGCCCTGGCCGGCCGTCAGCCAGAATTGCTGGGGCAGTGGGCCCAGGCACAGTACTTTGCCAACAACAAACAGTGGTCGCCCCAGCTTCAGGCCCTGACCGACGAAGCACTGAAGCTTGACCCCAAAGAAGTCACCAGCCTCGGCCTGCTGGGCATCGCCGCCTTTGAAGGCCAGCGTTACCAGGACGCCATCGATTACTGGAACCGCCTGTTGGCCCAACTGCCGGAGCAGGACAGCTCCCGCGCAGCGCTGCAAGGCGGTATCGATCGTGCGGCAGAGAAGTTGAAGGAGGGGGGAGGTGCCGTCGCCCCGACCGTCAAGACTGCCGTGATGAGCGTGCGTGTGGACCTCGCGGCCGACGTCAAAGCCAAGGCGCTGCCGACTGACAGCGTATTCATCTTCGCCCGTGCCGTTTCCGGCCCGGCGGCGCCACTGGCTGCCAAGCGCGTGACCGTGGCCGACCTGCCGGTGACCGTCGAACTGGGCGATGCCGACGCGATGATGCCGCAGTTGAAACTGTCCAACTTTCCCGAAGTCCAACTGGTTGCGCGCATCTCACGGGCCGGTCAACCGACTGCCGGCGAGTGGATTGGCCGCAGTCAACCCCTGGCCAGCAGTACCACGGCGACCCAGCAGTTGACCATCGACAGCCCGGATCCATAA
- a CDS encoding lipoprotein, with translation MTAIARITLLSLVLGLSACAVHRPPPAPTGPTIPPSGPSTQPSSKPSGPVTAPPKALPSKSPTFAPPPGAASHWDGKMQVYVLDEQPDTFYRQRTYYRWSNGWSRSISPNGPWEETNVQGVPPGLSKQYAQ, from the coding sequence ATGACCGCCATCGCTCGTATCACCCTGCTCAGCCTGGTATTGGGCTTGAGCGCTTGCGCGGTTCATCGGCCACCTCCTGCCCCTACGGGCCCGACCATCCCACCGTCGGGCCCATCGACCCAGCCGAGCAGCAAACCCAGCGGCCCGGTCACCGCGCCGCCGAAGGCCCTGCCCAGCAAGTCCCCGACCTTCGCCCCGCCGCCTGGCGCTGCCAGCCACTGGGACGGCAAGATGCAGGTGTACGTGCTGGACGAACAACCGGACACCTTCTACCGCCAGCGTACCTACTACCGCTGGAGCAACGGCTGGAGCCGCTCCATCAGCCCCAACGGGCCATGGGAAGAAACCAATGTGCAGGGCGTGCCGCCGGGGTTGAGCAAGCAGTATGCGCAATGA
- the phnN gene encoding phosphonate metabolism protein/1,5-bisphosphokinase (PRPP-forming) PhnN, translating to MAGRLIYLIGPSGSGKDSLLEAARVPLAERGCRIVRRVITRSAEAVGEAAQGVSPAQFAALVAEGAFALSWHANGLSYGIPRQIDDWLAAGDDVLVNGSRGHLAQTRARYPTLQVVLLTVDQAVLRQRLLARGRESEVEIDARLARNAQFSESLKAAPGVFLLDNSGPLARTVEQLLGGLGDGQSAGSRAC from the coding sequence ATGGCGGGCAGGTTGATCTATCTCATCGGGCCATCGGGTTCGGGCAAGGACAGCCTGTTGGAGGCGGCGCGGGTGCCATTGGCCGAGCGCGGCTGCCGCATTGTGCGGCGGGTCATCACCCGGTCGGCAGAAGCGGTGGGCGAGGCCGCCCAGGGCGTAAGCCCCGCACAGTTCGCTGCGCTGGTGGCCGAAGGCGCCTTTGCTTTGAGCTGGCATGCCAATGGCCTGTCTTATGGCATTCCACGGCAGATCGACGACTGGCTGGCGGCCGGCGACGATGTGTTGGTCAACGGCTCTCGTGGCCACCTGGCGCAGACCCGCGCGCGTTATCCAACGCTACAGGTGGTGCTGCTGACCGTGGACCAGGCAGTGTTGCGCCAGCGCTTGCTGGCGCGGGGCCGTGAGTCGGAGGTGGAAATAGACGCGCGCCTGGCGCGCAATGCACAGTTCAGCGAAAGCCTGAAGGCCGCGCCAGGGGTGTTCCTGCTGGACAACTCCGGGCCATTGGCGCGCACCGTTGAGCAGTTGCTCGGAGGCCTGGGCGACGGGCAGTCGGCAGGATCCAGAGCGTGCTGA
- a CDS encoding MFS transporter, which yields MTATPPATATLTRGMVLLFAFCCGAIVANIYYAQPIIELIAPDIGLTPTMASLIVSLTQIGYALGLFFLVPLGDLLENRRLMITTTVVAIASLLGAAFTEQPNLFLLVSLLIGFSSVSVQILIPLAAHLAPAESRGRVVGSIMGGLLLGILLARPVSSLVADHFGWRAMFMAAAAMMALISLVLLLTVPKRQPDHSASYGQLLRSLGTLLREQPLLRQRAFYQGCLFASFSLFWTAVPLELSRNHGLSQSEIALFALVGALGAMAAPISGRLADAGHTYRASLLAMLFAALSFLPAFIHPLYSVIGLAVTGVVLDFCVQMNMVLGQRTIYALDAHSRSRLNALYMTSIFIGGAFGSAIASSVYEHGGWLGVIAVGSLFPLVALVRFLSVSRVSSPVSV from the coding sequence ATGACCGCTACCCCGCCCGCGACCGCCACCCTGACCCGTGGCATGGTGCTGCTGTTCGCGTTCTGCTGCGGCGCCATTGTCGCCAACATCTACTACGCGCAACCGATCATTGAACTGATCGCCCCGGATATCGGCCTGACGCCCACCATGGCCAGCCTGATCGTGTCCCTGACCCAGATCGGCTATGCCCTGGGCCTGTTCTTCCTGGTGCCGCTGGGTGACCTGTTGGAAAATCGCCGGCTGATGATCACCACCACCGTGGTTGCCATCGCCAGCCTGCTGGGCGCGGCATTTACCGAGCAGCCGAACCTTTTCCTGCTGGTGTCGTTGCTGATCGGCTTCAGCTCGGTGTCCGTGCAGATCCTGATTCCCCTGGCCGCGCACCTGGCGCCCGCCGAATCCCGTGGCCGGGTGGTCGGCAGCATCATGGGTGGCCTGTTGCTGGGCATCCTGCTGGCGCGTCCGGTGTCCAGCCTGGTGGCGGACCACTTCGGCTGGCGCGCGATGTTCATGGCGGCGGCGGCGATGATGGCCCTGATCAGCCTGGTACTGCTGTTGACCGTGCCCAAGCGCCAGCCAGATCACAGCGCCAGCTATGGCCAGTTGCTGCGTTCCCTGGGCACGCTGCTGCGCGAGCAACCTCTGTTGCGGCAACGGGCGTTCTACCAAGGCTGCCTGTTTGCCTCCTTCAGCCTGTTCTGGACCGCCGTGCCCCTGGAACTGTCGCGTAACCACGGCCTGAGCCAAAGTGAGATTGCACTGTTTGCCCTGGTCGGTGCCCTCGGTGCCATGGCTGCCCCTATCAGCGGGCGCCTGGCCGATGCCGGCCATACTTACCGCGCTTCACTGCTGGCGATGCTGTTTGCCGCACTGAGTTTCCTGCCGGCGTTTATCCACCCGCTCTACAGCGTGATTGGCCTGGCGGTGACCGGTGTGGTCCTGGACTTCTGCGTGCAGATGAACATGGTCCTCGGCCAGCGGACCATCTACGCCCTCGATGCCCACAGCCGCAGCCGCTTGAACGCGCTGTACATGACCAGCATTTTTATCGGCGGCGCCTTCGGCTCGGCGATTGCCAGCAGTGTGTACGAACATGGCGGCTGGCTGGGCGTGATTGCCGTCGGCAGCCTGTTCCCGCTGGTGGCGCTGGTGCGGTTCTTGAGTGTGTCCAGGGTATCTTCACCAGTAAGCGTCTGA
- a CDS encoding sulfate ABC transporter substrate-binding protein, with translation MKKLVSASLLAAGLALSVGAQAASTTLLNVSYDVMRDFYKDYNAAFQKHWQAEHPDDKLTLQMSFGGSSKQARSVIDGLPADVITMNMATDINALADNGKLVPDNWVTRLPNNSAPFTSATVFIVRKGNPKALKDWPDLLKDGVQVIVPNPKTSGNGRYTYLSAWGYVLKNGGDENKAKDFVGKLFKQAPVLDTGGRAATTTFMTNQIGDVLVTFENEAEMIAREFGRDQFEVVYPSVSAEAEPPVSVVDKVVDKKGTRAVADDYLKYLWSAEGQEIAANNYLRPRDPKVLAKYTDRFPKVDFLSVEKTFGDWRTVQKTHFNDGGVFDQIYNGQ, from the coding sequence GTGAAAAAACTCGTTAGCGCTTCTCTCCTGGCCGCCGGCCTTGCCCTGTCTGTCGGCGCCCAGGCCGCCTCGACCACCCTGCTCAACGTCTCCTATGACGTGATGCGCGACTTCTACAAGGATTACAACGCCGCGTTCCAGAAGCACTGGCAAGCCGAGCACCCGGACGACAAGCTGACCTTGCAGATGTCCTTCGGCGGCTCCAGCAAACAGGCACGCTCGGTCATCGATGGCCTGCCGGCTGACGTGATCACCATGAACATGGCCACCGATATCAACGCCCTGGCGGACAACGGCAAACTGGTGCCGGACAACTGGGTCACCCGCCTGCCAAACAACAGCGCGCCGTTTACTTCCGCCACGGTGTTTATCGTGCGCAAGGGCAACCCCAAGGCCCTGAAAGACTGGCCGGACCTGCTCAAGGACGGTGTGCAGGTGATCGTCCCCAACCCCAAGACCTCCGGTAACGGGCGCTACACCTACCTGTCGGCCTGGGGCTATGTCCTGAAGAACGGCGGCGATGAAAACAAGGCCAAGGATTTTGTCGGCAAGCTGTTCAAGCAAGCACCGGTGCTCGATACCGGTGGCCGTGCCGCCACCACCACCTTCATGACCAACCAGATCGGTGACGTGCTGGTGACCTTTGAGAACGAAGCAGAAATGATTGCCCGTGAATTCGGCCGTGATCAGTTCGAGGTGGTCTACCCAAGCGTCTCTGCCGAAGCCGAACCGCCGGTGTCGGTCGTCGACAAAGTGGTCGATAAAAAAGGCACCCGTGCCGTGGCCGATGACTACCTGAAATACCTGTGGTCGGCAGAAGGCCAGGAAATCGCGGCCAACAACTACCTGCGCCCACGGGACCCGAAGGTACTGGCCAAGTACACCGACCGCTTCCCGAAAGTCGACTTCCTGTCGGTGGAGAAGACCTTTGGTGACTGGCGCACCGTGCAGAAGACCCACTTCAATGATGGCGGGGTGTTCGACCAGATCTACAACGGCCAGTAA
- a CDS encoding ion transporter, producing the protein MDSNNDWRQRLYIMVFQSDTVAGRRFDGILLLIILASLVVVMLDSIDQVHQNYADVLAYIEWGFTLIFLIEYGLRLYCSPKPLRYAFSFYGLVDLLAIVPGILALYYSDAQYLLIIRIIRMLRIFRVLKLSPYLKQANYLMSALRGSKQKIVVFLVSVCTLVTVFGTLMYVIEGPEHGFTSIPKGIYWAIVTLTTVGFGDIVPKTPLGQVISSLVMITGYSIIAVPTGIFTAELAHAMRGEQLQHDCPVCKKNSHEPNAAFCSRCGNGLYPKVE; encoded by the coding sequence ATGGACAGCAATAACGACTGGCGCCAGCGGCTCTACATCATGGTATTCCAGAGCGACACGGTGGCCGGGCGGCGCTTCGATGGCATCCTGTTGCTGATCATCCTGGCCAGCCTGGTGGTCGTGATGCTCGACAGCATCGACCAGGTCCACCAGAACTACGCCGACGTGCTGGCCTATATCGAGTGGGGCTTCACCCTGATCTTCCTCATCGAATACGGCCTGCGCCTGTATTGCTCGCCCAAGCCGTTGCGCTACGCCTTCAGTTTCTATGGGCTGGTGGACTTGCTGGCGATCGTCCCCGGCATCCTTGCCCTGTACTACAGCGACGCCCAGTACCTGCTGATTATCCGCATCATCCGCATGCTGCGGATCTTCCGCGTGCTCAAGCTGAGCCCGTACCTCAAGCAAGCCAACTACTTGATGTCGGCGCTGCGCGGCAGCAAGCAGAAGATCGTGGTGTTCCTGGTCAGCGTCTGCACCCTGGTGACCGTGTTCGGCACCCTGATGTACGTGATCGAAGGCCCGGAGCATGGCTTTACCAGCATCCCCAAGGGCATCTACTGGGCCATCGTGACCCTGACCACCGTGGGTTTTGGCGATATCGTGCCCAAGACCCCGCTGGGCCAGGTGATTTCGTCGCTGGTGATGATCACCGGTTACTCGATCATCGCCGTGCCCACCGGGATCTTTACCGCCGAGCTGGCCCACGCCATGCGCGGTGAGCAACTGCAACACGATTGCCCGGTATGCAAGAAAAACAGCCACGAACCCAACGCGGCCTTCTGTTCACGTTGCGGCAACGGGCTCTATCCGAAAGTGGAATAA
- a CDS encoding urea transporter: protein MPNPTCPDWAEALLNGFSQIFLQRHPLCGLLCLLAILTCAPGLLGGALLGAVAGLLTAQRRDYPKAERQAGLYSYNGALLGLLISQHFAWSALLPPLILACGGLSAILTRQWVKRMAHGDDLPAYTVPFVAISWLLLGTVSPAALPISAPNTLQWLAAPLVGLSQVVLLDQPLAGLLIGLGLLLASPRAALWAMLGASSGVALGLLLDDPAGALLGLHSYNPALAALALSQYRRQPWLPLPGILLASLLAPGFAGLHLAPLTAPFILACWLVRATLRLRHRVNMDSPFESP, encoded by the coding sequence ATGCCCAACCCAACCTGCCCCGACTGGGCCGAAGCCCTGCTCAACGGCTTCAGCCAGATATTCCTGCAGCGCCACCCGTTGTGTGGCCTGCTCTGCCTGCTGGCGATCCTCACCTGCGCGCCGGGCCTGCTCGGCGGTGCGCTATTGGGCGCAGTCGCCGGCTTGCTCACCGCCCAGCGCCGCGACTATCCCAAGGCCGAGCGCCAAGCCGGGCTCTATAGCTATAACGGGGCGTTGCTGGGGTTGCTGATCAGCCAGCACTTTGCCTGGTCGGCCCTGTTGCCGCCGCTGATCCTGGCCTGCGGCGGCCTGAGTGCAATCCTCACCCGCCAGTGGGTCAAGCGCATGGCCCATGGCGATGATTTGCCCGCCTATACCGTGCCCTTCGTAGCAATCAGCTGGTTACTGCTCGGTACGGTCTCGCCTGCCGCCCTGCCGATCAGCGCACCGAACACTCTGCAATGGCTCGCGGCTCCACTGGTCGGCCTGAGCCAGGTCGTGCTGCTGGATCAACCGCTGGCCGGCCTGCTGATCGGCCTCGGCCTGCTGCTGGCCAGCCCGCGCGCGGCCTTGTGGGCAATGCTCGGCGCCAGCAGCGGCGTGGCACTCGGCCTACTGCTCGACGACCCGGCCGGCGCCCTGCTCGGCCTGCACAGCTATAACCCGGCACTTGCCGCCTTGGCCCTCAGCCAGTATCGACGCCAACCCTGGCTGCCCTTGCCCGGCATCCTCCTGGCAAGCCTGCTTGCCCCCGGTTTTGCCGGCCTGCACCTGGCGCCGCTGACGGCGCCCTTCATCCTTGCCTGCTGGCTGGTGCGTGCCACCCTGCGCCTGCGGCACAGGGTCAACATGGACAGCCCGTTCGAATCCCCCTAG
- the pyk gene encoding pyruvate kinase, with protein sequence MTPDKKVKILATLGPATDGIDDIRELVEAGVNIFRLNFSHGDHADHAQRYQWIRQVERQLNYPLGILMDLQGPKLRVGRFAEGKVQLVRGQALRLDLDPTPGDQRRVNLPHPEIIKALEPGMDLLLDDGKLRLRVITKHADAIDTTVLNGGELSDRKGVNVPQALLELSPLTAKDRRDLSFGLELGVDWVALSFVQRPEDIREARELIGNKAFLMAKIEKPSAVQYLQEIAELSDAIMVARGDLGVEVPAESVPQIQKDIISTCRQLGKPVVVATQMLESMRFSPAPTRAEVTDVANAVAEGTDAVMLSAETASGEYPLEAVQMMSKIIRQVENGPDYQAQLDVSRPRADATVSDAISCAIRRISSILPVAVLVNYSESGSSSLRAARERPAVPILNLTPNLSTARRLSVAWGVHSVVNDRLRQVDEVCSTALEIAQAQGMAQRGDTLLITAGVPFGQPGSTNSLRIETLI encoded by the coding sequence ATGACGCCTGACAAGAAGGTCAAAATCCTCGCCACCCTGGGACCGGCCACCGACGGCATCGATGACATCCGCGAGCTGGTGGAGGCCGGGGTGAATATCTTCCGCCTGAACTTCAGCCATGGCGATCACGCCGACCACGCCCAGCGCTACCAGTGGATCCGCCAGGTAGAGCGCCAGCTCAATTACCCGCTGGGAATCCTGATGGACCTGCAAGGGCCGAAGCTGCGCGTCGGGCGTTTCGCCGAGGGCAAGGTGCAACTGGTACGCGGCCAGGCGTTGCGCCTGGACCTCGACCCCACACCGGGCGACCAGCGCCGGGTCAACCTGCCCCACCCGGAAATCATCAAGGCCCTGGAACCGGGCATGGACCTGCTGCTGGACGACGGCAAGTTGCGACTGCGGGTAATCACCAAACATGCCGATGCGATCGACACCACGGTGTTGAATGGCGGTGAACTGTCCGACCGTAAAGGCGTGAATGTCCCGCAAGCCTTGCTGGAACTCAGCCCACTGACCGCCAAGGACCGTCGCGACCTGAGCTTCGGCCTGGAGTTGGGCGTGGACTGGGTGGCGCTGTCGTTTGTGCAACGCCCCGAAGATATCCGCGAAGCGCGTGAGCTGATCGGCAACAAAGCGTTCTTGATGGCCAAGATCGAAAAGCCTTCGGCCGTGCAGTACCTGCAGGAAATCGCCGAGCTGAGCGATGCGATCATGGTCGCCAGAGGCGACCTGGGGGTGGAAGTGCCGGCCGAAAGCGTGCCGCAAATCCAGAAAGACATCATCAGCACCTGCCGCCAGCTGGGCAAACCGGTGGTGGTGGCCACGCAGATGCTCGAATCCATGCGTTTCTCCCCGGCCCCGACCCGCGCCGAAGTCACGGACGTGGCCAATGCCGTGGCCGAAGGCACCGATGCGGTCATGCTCTCGGCCGAAACCGCCTCCGGCGAATACCCGCTGGAAGCCGTGCAGATGATGAGCAAGATCATCCGCCAGGTGGAGAATGGCCCGGATTACCAGGCCCAGCTGGATGTGAGCCGGCCCAGGGCCGATGCCACGGTGTCCGACGCCATAAGCTGCGCGATCCGCCGGATCAGCAGCATCCTGCCGGTGGCGGTGCTGGTGAACTACAGCGAGTCGGGCAGCTCCAGCCTGCGCGCCGCGCGGGAACGACCGGCGGTGCCGATCCTCAACCTCACGCCAAACCTGTCCACCGCCCGGCGCCTGAGCGTGGCCTGGGGCGTGCATTCGGTGGTCAACGACAGGTTGCGGCAAGTGGATGAGGTCTGTTCCACGGCGCTGGAAATCGCCCAGGCCCAAGGCATGGCGCAACGTGGGGATACGTTGCTGATCACCGCCGGGGTGCCGTTCGGGCAGCCGGGGTCGACCAATTCGCTGCGTATCGAGACGCTGATCTAG
- a CDS encoding glycerate kinase type-2 family protein: MSVDPQHLLRELFATAIDAAHPRQVLEPYLPADRSGRVIVIGAGKAAAAMALVVENSWQGDVSGLVVTRYGHGAPCQKIEVVEAAHPVPDAAGQAVAKRVLELISNLGEDDRVIFLLSGGGSALLALPAAGITLADKQAINKALLKCGATIGEMNCVRKHLSAIKGGRLAKACWPATVYTYAISDVPGDQATVIASGPTVGDPSTSQQALAILKRYQIEVPASVRSWLQSPESETVKPGDPCLARSHFQLIARPQQSLEAVAVKVRQAGFSPLILGDLEGEARDVAKVHAGIARQIVQHGQPLAAPCVILSGGETTVTVRGNGRGGRNAEFLLSLTDSLKGLPGIYALAGDTDGIDGSEDNAGAIMTPTSYARAEALGLSASDELDNNNGYGYFAALDALIVTEPTRTNVNDFRAILILETAAHDA; this comes from the coding sequence ATGTCGGTCGATCCGCAACACCTGCTTCGCGAGCTGTTTGCCACAGCCATCGACGCTGCCCACCCCCGGCAAGTCCTCGAACCCTACCTGCCCGCCGACCGCAGCGGCCGCGTGATCGTGATCGGCGCGGGCAAAGCCGCGGCCGCCATGGCCCTGGTCGTGGAGAACAGCTGGCAAGGCGACGTCTCGGGCCTGGTGGTCACGCGCTATGGCCACGGTGCGCCCTGCCAGAAAATCGAAGTGGTCGAAGCCGCGCACCCCGTGCCGGATGCCGCCGGCCAGGCCGTGGCCAAGCGCGTGCTGGAATTGATCAGCAACCTGGGCGAAGACGACCGAGTGATCTTCCTCCTGTCCGGCGGCGGTTCAGCCCTGCTGGCATTGCCGGCGGCCGGTATTACCCTGGCCGACAAACAGGCAATCAATAAAGCCCTGCTCAAGTGCGGCGCAACCATTGGCGAGATGAATTGCGTGCGCAAACACCTCTCGGCAATCAAGGGTGGGCGATTGGCCAAGGCTTGCTGGCCAGCAACCGTCTACACCTACGCGATTTCCGATGTGCCGGGCGACCAGGCCACGGTGATTGCCTCCGGCCCCACCGTGGGTGACCCGAGCACCTCGCAACAGGCCCTGGCGATTCTCAAGCGTTACCAGATTGAAGTACCGGCCTCGGTGCGCAGTTGGTTGCAGAGCCCTGAGTCGGAAACCGTCAAACCCGGCGACCCGTGCCTGGCGCGCAGCCATTTCCAATTGATCGCGCGGCCGCAGCAATCCCTGGAGGCGGTGGCCGTGAAAGTACGCCAGGCCGGTTTCAGCCCGCTGATTCTCGGCGACCTGGAAGGCGAAGCACGGGACGTGGCCAAGGTTCATGCCGGCATCGCCCGGCAGATTGTCCAGCACGGCCAGCCGCTGGCGGCGCCCTGCGTGATCCTGTCCGGCGGTGAAACCACCGTCACCGTGCGCGGCAATGGCCGTGGCGGACGCAATGCCGAGTTTCTGCTGAGCCTGACCGACAGCCTCAAGGGCCTGCCCGGCATCTACGCCCTGGCCGGTGACACTGACGGCATCGACGGTTCCGAAGACAACGCCGGGGCGATCATGACCCCCACCAGCTACGCCCGCGCCGAGGCCCTGGGCCTGTCGGCCAGCGACGAGCTGGACAACAACAATGGCTACGGTTATTTCGCGGCACTTGACGCGCTGATCGTCACCGAGCCGACCCGTACCAACGTCAATGACTTCCGTGCCATTTTGATACTTGAGACTGCTGCCCATGACGCCTGA
- a CDS encoding 2-hydroxy-3-oxopropionate reductase yields the protein MAKIGFIGTGIMGQPMAANLQKAGHQLFLSEHHGKAPAELVAAGAIALASPQQVAQEAEFIIVMVPDTPQVDDVLFRADGVAAGLSPNKVVIDMSSISPTATKAFAARINATGAQYLDAPVSGGEVGAKAGTLSIMVGGEPQTFERALALFQSMGKNITLVGGNGDGQTAKVANQIIVALNIQAVAEALLFASKNGADPAKVREALMGGFASSKILEVHGERMIKGTFDPGFRINLHQKDLNLALAGAKELGINLPNTAGTQQVFSTCTAIGGGNWDHSALIKGLEHMANFSIRDK from the coding sequence ATGGCTAAAATCGGCTTTATCGGCACCGGCATCATGGGCCAACCCATGGCCGCGAACCTGCAGAAAGCAGGTCACCAACTGTTCCTGTCCGAGCACCACGGCAAAGCACCCGCCGAGTTGGTCGCCGCCGGTGCCATCGCCCTGGCCAGCCCGCAGCAGGTGGCCCAGGAAGCGGAATTCATCATCGTCATGGTGCCCGATACCCCCCAGGTCGATGACGTCTTGTTCCGCGCCGACGGCGTGGCCGCTGGCCTGTCGCCGAACAAAGTGGTGATCGACATGAGCTCGATCTCGCCCACTGCCACCAAGGCCTTTGCCGCCAGGATCAACGCCACTGGCGCGCAGTATCTCGACGCCCCGGTATCCGGCGGTGAAGTCGGTGCCAAGGCCGGGACCCTGAGCATCATGGTCGGTGGCGAGCCGCAGACATTCGAGCGGGCCCTGGCGCTGTTCCAGAGCATGGGCAAGAACATCACCCTGGTGGGTGGCAACGGCGATGGCCAGACCGCCAAGGTGGCGAACCAGATTATCGTTGCCCTGAACATCCAGGCCGTGGCCGAAGCGCTGCTGTTCGCCTCGAAAAACGGTGCAGACCCGGCCAAGGTGCGTGAAGCGCTGATGGGTGGCTTCGCCTCCTCGAAGATCCTTGAAGTGCATGGCGAGCGGATGATCAAGGGCACCTTCGATCCGGGTTTCCGCATCAACCTGCACCAGAAGGATCTGAACCTGGCCCTGGCCGGTGCCAAAGAGTTGGGGATCAACCTGCCCAACACCGCCGGCACCCAGCAGGTGTTCAGTACCTGCACCGCGATTGGCGGCGGTAACTGGGACCATTCGGCGCTGATCAAGGGCCTGGAGCATATGGCGAACTTCTCGATTCGCGATAAGTAA